In a single window of the Candidatus Zymogenaceae bacterium genome:
- a CDS encoding glycosyltransferase family 4 protein — MSLRIALVIDKYDPAKGGAEGYVRGLALGLADRGHDVSILARDTAPEPDDRITVIPISAPRHPKWMRLLGFVRGVENIAADGNFDVVHGVGYNTGVTLLNPHSGVEQSWIEGDDASRESFWGRLFGKIRRGLMIRHYLILRLQRRQYTDPTVRAIVAISGMIKDDMIRFHTVDPERIRVVFNGVDIARFHPRLRDEVRERERSRLGVGEDEIVILLVANNFRLKGVLPAVRMLPRLSDLVDRPFRLFVVGRGDTKKYLKEAKRLGVRDRIRFLDYVPDMPPLYAAADIYYHPTFYDSCSLVVLEAFAAGLPVITTVKNGASGAITEKAVGRVLTDPRNVEETARALAAFFPRAARERALEATMRLRDAYDDTRNIDRIEAIYHEIADNG, encoded by the coding sequence GTGAGTCTCAGAATCGCCCTGGTGATAGATAAATACGACCCGGCAAAGGGCGGCGCCGAGGGATACGTCCGGGGGCTGGCCCTGGGCCTGGCCGATCGCGGGCATGATGTCTCAATCCTGGCCAGGGATACTGCCCCGGAGCCGGACGATCGGATTACGGTGATACCGATCTCCGCCCCCAGGCACCCCAAGTGGATGCGGCTCCTCGGATTTGTCCGGGGTGTGGAGAACATCGCGGCGGACGGGAACTTCGACGTCGTCCACGGCGTGGGGTATAACACCGGCGTGACCCTCCTGAATCCCCACTCGGGGGTGGAGCAGTCATGGATAGAGGGGGACGACGCCTCCCGGGAGTCGTTCTGGGGGAGGCTTTTCGGGAAGATCAGGCGGGGCCTGATGATACGCCACTACCTGATCCTGCGCCTCCAGCGGCGTCAGTATACGGATCCCACTGTCCGGGCGATTGTGGCCATCTCGGGCATGATCAAGGACGACATGATCCGGTTCCACACCGTCGATCCGGAGCGGATTCGGGTGGTGTTCAACGGCGTGGATATCGCGCGCTTTCACCCCCGGCTGCGGGATGAGGTGAGGGAGCGGGAGCGATCCCGCCTCGGGGTTGGAGAGGATGAGATCGTCATCCTCCTGGTGGCGAACAACTTCCGCCTCAAGGGGGTGCTCCCGGCCGTGCGGATGCTCCCCCGGCTGAGTGATCTCGTCGATCGGCCATTTCGGCTCTTCGTGGTGGGGCGTGGTGATACGAAAAAGTATCTGAAAGAGGCAAAGCGGCTGGGCGTGCGTGACCGGATCCGGTTCCTCGATTACGTGCCCGACATGCCCCCGCTCTACGCAGCGGCGGATATATATTATCATCCGACCTTTTATGATTCCTGCTCGCTGGTGGTGCTGGAGGCCTTCGCTGCAGGATTGCCGGTGATCACCACGGTGAAAAACGGCGCGTCGGGGGCGATTACGGAAAAGGCAGTTGGACGGGTGCTGACGGACCCCCGGAACGTGGAGGAGACGGCCCGGGCGCTGGCGGCGTTTTTTCCCCGTGCCGCCCGGGAGCGGGCCCTGGAGGCGACGATGCGCCTCCGGGACGCATACGACGATACACGAAACATCGACAGGATCGAGGCGATATATCACGAGATCGCGGATAACGGATAG
- a CDS encoding glycosyltransferase family 2 protein, translating into MTAGPPPISVYMITKDNIRTVEKALLSVVRWADEIVAVDSGSTDGTVETLKRYTDRVYHRDWPGFRDQYQHAQGLTKNKWVLFIDADEEVGPELAREIADLFATGEPKADGYITHRRTYYLGRLIRYGGWYPDFEVRLYRKDRGGWKGGLHAKVHVDGVVKELEHVYLHYNYKDIADQIRTVNLYSDIEAVDMDEADKKVSLFKMLFNPPFRFFRDYLLKRGFLDGMPGLIIAVTTSYYLFAKYAKLWERRTVLQSDGKES; encoded by the coding sequence ATGACCGCGGGACCACCTCCCATATCGGTGTACATGATCACCAAGGACAATATCAGAACGGTGGAAAAGGCGCTTTTGAGCGTTGTTCGTTGGGCCGATGAGATTGTGGCGGTGGACTCCGGCAGCACCGACGGCACCGTCGAGACCCTCAAACGATATACCGACCGGGTCTATCACCGAGACTGGCCCGGATTCAGAGACCAGTATCAGCACGCCCAGGGCCTGACGAAGAACAAGTGGGTGTTGTTCATCGATGCGGACGAGGAGGTCGGCCCGGAGCTGGCCCGGGAGATCGCGGATCTCTTCGCCACGGGCGAGCCCAAGGCGGACGGATACATCACCCACCGCAGGACCTATTACCTGGGCCGCCTCATCAGATACGGCGGTTGGTATCCGGACTTCGAGGTTCGCCTCTACAGAAAAGACAGAGGCGGGTGGAAGGGGGGGCTTCACGCCAAGGTGCATGTGGATGGCGTGGTAAAAGAGCTTGAGCACGTCTATCTCCACTATAACTATAAGGACATCGCGGACCAGATTCGGACCGTCAACCTCTATTCCGACATCGAGGCGGTGGACATGGACGAGGCGGATAAAAAGGTCAGCCTTTTCAAGATGCTCTTCAACCCGCCGTTTCGATTTTTCCGGGATTATCTGCTCAAGAGGGGCTTTCTGGACGGCATGCCGGGGCTGATCATCGCGGTGACCACCTCTTATTATCTCTTCGCGAAATACGCGAAGCTCTGGGAGCGGCGCACGGTGCTGCAGTCCGATGGGAAGGAGTCGTGA
- a CDS encoding DegT/DnrJ/EryC1/StrS family aminotransferase translates to MGARNKQKNGSPVPFFDLQRQYHVLKGDIDAAAARVFQSGRFILGSELEAFEEEFAAYCGVSHCVGVNSGTDALLLAFRALGLSPGDEVITVSATFFATVIGPLLAGARLRFVDIDPLTRLMAPELLEQALTAETKLIVPVHLYGRMADMRAISDMAAQVGAGIVEDACQAHGAKSRGIGPGMKSDCAVYSFYPTKNLGAFGDAGAVVTNDGELAKKIKDLRNYGSTEKYHHPMPGVNSRLDELQAALLRVKLAHLDEWNARRLTIARRYLKGMQNDRVVLPDIPEDGGHVLYVFGVETDDRDGLMEHLTGRGIGSLIHYPTPLHYQEALSEYRDVHLPHTERLCERVLSLPLFPELTDDEADRVIEAVNGF, encoded by the coding sequence ATGGGCGCGCGAAACAAACAGAAAAACGGATCCCCGGTCCCCTTCTTTGACCTCCAGCGGCAGTATCACGTCCTGAAGGGCGATATCGACGCCGCCGCGGCGAGAGTGTTTCAATCCGGCCGCTTCATACTGGGAAGCGAGCTCGAGGCCTTCGAGGAGGAGTTCGCGGCGTACTGCGGCGTGTCTCACTGTGTGGGGGTCAATTCCGGCACCGACGCCCTGCTGCTCGCTTTTCGGGCCCTGGGGCTTTCTCCGGGAGACGAGGTGATAACGGTCTCCGCCACATTCTTCGCCACGGTCATCGGGCCGCTGCTCGCGGGCGCCCGGCTGAGGTTCGTGGATATAGATCCGCTCACCCGGCTGATGGCCCCGGAGCTCTTGGAGCAGGCCCTAACGGCTGAGACGAAGCTGATCGTCCCGGTGCATCTCTACGGCCGGATGGCGGACATGCGGGCAATATCAGACATGGCGGCTCAAGTCGGGGCGGGGATCGTGGAGGACGCCTGCCAGGCCCACGGCGCCAAATCCCGTGGGATCGGCCCCGGGATGAAGAGCGATTGCGCGGTCTACTCCTTTTACCCGACGAAAAATCTGGGGGCCTTCGGGGACGCAGGGGCCGTGGTGACGAACGACGGAGAGCTGGCGAAGAAAATCAAAGACCTGAGGAACTACGGCTCCACGGAGAAATATCACCACCCGATGCCGGGGGTCAACTCCCGGCTGGACGAGCTGCAGGCGGCGCTTCTCCGGGTGAAGCTTGCGCACCTTGACGAATGGAATGCACGGCGCCTCACTATCGCCCGAAGATACCTTAAGGGAATGCAAAACGACCGGGTCGTCCTCCCGGACATTCCGGAGGACGGCGGGCATGTGCTGTATGTCTTCGGTGTGGAGACGGACGATCGGGACGGGCTGATGGAGCACCTCACGGGGCGGGGAATCGGGAGTCTGATTCATTATCCCACACCCCTGCATTACCAGGAGGCGTTGAGTGAATACCGGGACGTGCACCTCCCCCATACCGAGCGGTTGTGTGAACGGGTGTTGTCGCTGCCGCTCTTTCCCGAGCTGACGGACGACGAAGCGGACCGGGTCATCGAGGCGGTCAACGGCTTCTAG
- a CDS encoding NAD-dependent epimerase/dehydratase family protein: protein MERIDGKNVLITGGLGFIGSNLAIELVRRNCRVTIIDNFLPGHGANEFNINPIIEQVDVNVCDVRDEMAVRRLVKDKDIIFHLAGQINHLASMRDPFLDVDINVRGALVLLEACRWENPDVVVLFSGTRGQYGSTMTPLPVNEDHPRNPRGMYGVTNNAAEQIFTLYHNVHGLKTVSLRITNTYGPRHQMMTDEYGVFNWFVRKALDDEAIQVFGQGKILRDFIYIDDLLDVLVKIPLTDGAYGRALNVGSGEGINFIDLAKTIVAAVGTGSYEFANFDEERKAIEPGDYVADISLLKSLIPLNSTTPLDEGIRKTAAYYREYKKYYW, encoded by the coding sequence ATGGAGCGGATTGACGGAAAAAATGTGCTGATTACCGGGGGCCTCGGATTTATCGGCAGCAACCTGGCCATCGAACTGGTCAGGCGAAACTGTCGTGTGACGATCATCGATAATTTTCTGCCGGGGCACGGGGCCAATGAATTCAACATCAATCCCATCATCGAACAGGTGGATGTCAACGTGTGCGACGTCAGGGACGAGATGGCCGTTCGGAGGCTCGTGAAGGATAAAGACATCATCTTTCACCTGGCCGGCCAGATCAACCATCTGGCTTCCATGCGGGACCCCTTTCTGGATGTGGATATCAACGTGCGGGGCGCGCTGGTGCTGCTGGAGGCGTGCCGGTGGGAGAACCCGGATGTTGTCGTTCTCTTTTCCGGCACCCGAGGGCAGTACGGCAGCACCATGACTCCCCTGCCGGTGAACGAGGACCATCCGAGAAACCCAAGGGGGATGTATGGCGTGACCAATAACGCCGCGGAACAGATTTTCACCCTGTATCACAACGTGCACGGTCTCAAGACCGTCTCCCTTAGGATTACCAATACGTACGGCCCCCGTCACCAGATGATGACCGACGAGTACGGGGTGTTCAACTGGTTTGTCAGGAAGGCCCTGGACGACGAGGCCATCCAGGTGTTCGGACAAGGGAAGATCCTGCGGGATTTTATATACATCGACGACCTGTTGGATGTGCTGGTGAAAATCCCCCTGACGGACGGCGCCTACGGACGGGCGCTGAACGTGGGGAGCGGCGAGGGCATCAACTTCATCGATCTTGCGAAAACCATTGTGGCCGCCGTCGGGACCGGATCGTATGAGTTCGCGAATTTTGATGAGGAGCGAAAGGCCATCGAGCCGGGGGATTATGTCGCGGATATCAGTCTGCTCAAGAGTCTCATTCCTCTCAATTCCACGACCCCTCTGGACGAGGGGATACGAAAGACCGCAGCATACTACAGAGAGTATAAAAAATATTACTGGTAG
- the asnB gene encoding asparagine synthase (glutamine-hydrolyzing) gives MCGIVGVFNRDGAPVDKGMLTRMRDVLGHRGPDGYGNYLSPPGVTPSVGLGHRRLAIIDLTEGGAQPMRSADGRYHIVYNGEIYNFLELKDELKGLGYTFSSRSDTEVILTGYREWGEAVVHRLVGMFSLAVWDEGEKRLFLARDPYGIKPLIYRWDGQSFLFSSEIKGIIASGVADGGLDETALMYYLSLNYIPAPLTIYTDIKKLPPGHAIRVDTGGMTVYRYYDLKERVAGMDALSYDDATAALRERVERAVRRRLISDVPLGAFLSGGLDSSIITCVMDGMGVQTRTFSIGFSDQQRFDETGYAKAVIERGAHIEPTIHRIGADDLFDLIPRVLDSLDEPFGDSSVIPTFMVSKKTRERVTVALSGDGADEVFGGYWKYLGEVFMGLYRLIPGRRVVIPPLLSRLPASKGSGIGEAVRKMRKFVSGDHDDPAVRHYRWLTNFSQARGEEYLSSDLIDRFGLDDPAARKVEHLYEAFQSDRKNRMFYCDFNLTLPDDMLVKVDLMSMQNSLEVRVPFLDTEVVELAFSLAGSYKLSGTTRKRILQDAFRDILPPMIVGRPKQGFEMPIGEWFKGRLGPMFHDVVTRKGVDDLGVFRYDAVKRLLERHTDGRADATFTLWNIFLLQWWAANH, from the coding sequence ATGTGCGGAATAGTCGGTGTTTTTAACCGGGACGGCGCGCCCGTCGATAAGGGCATGCTCACGCGCATGCGGGACGTCCTCGGCCACCGGGGTCCGGACGGGTATGGGAACTATCTGTCACCCCCCGGCGTGACGCCGTCGGTGGGTCTGGGGCATCGGCGTCTTGCGATCATCGATTTGACAGAAGGCGGCGCACAGCCCATGCGGAGCGCCGATGGAAGATATCATATCGTCTACAACGGCGAGATCTATAATTTTCTCGAACTCAAAGATGAGCTGAAGGGGTTGGGATATACCTTTTCCTCCCGCTCGGATACCGAGGTGATCCTGACGGGATACCGGGAGTGGGGAGAGGCGGTGGTGCATCGCCTGGTGGGGATGTTCAGCCTAGCCGTGTGGGACGAGGGGGAGAAGCGCCTCTTTCTGGCCCGGGATCCGTACGGGATCAAACCGCTGATCTATCGATGGGACGGACAATCGTTTTTGTTTTCATCGGAGATCAAGGGCATCATCGCCTCAGGTGTCGCGGACGGCGGTCTGGACGAGACGGCACTGATGTATTATCTTTCCCTCAACTACATCCCCGCGCCGCTCACCATCTACACAGACATCAAAAAGCTCCCGCCGGGGCATGCAATCCGGGTCGATACAGGCGGCATGACGGTCTATCGATATTACGATCTCAAAGAACGGGTCGCGGGGATGGACGCCCTTTCCTACGACGATGCGACAGCCGCCCTCCGGGAGCGGGTGGAGCGGGCCGTCCGTCGCCGCCTGATTTCAGACGTCCCCCTGGGCGCCTTTTTGAGCGGGGGGCTGGATTCCTCCATCATCACCTGTGTGATGGACGGGATGGGGGTTCAGACCCGTACCTTTTCCATCGGCTTTTCCGATCAGCAAAGGTTCGACGAGACCGGTTATGCCAAGGCCGTCATCGAACGGGGCGCGCATATCGAGCCGACCATTCACCGGATCGGCGCCGATGACCTGTTTGATCTCATTCCCCGGGTTCTGGACTCCCTGGACGAGCCCTTCGGGGACAGCTCGGTCATCCCGACGTTCATGGTCTCGAAAAAGACCAGGGAGCGGGTGACGGTGGCCTTGTCCGGAGACGGGGCCGACGAGGTGTTCGGCGGGTACTGGAAGTATCTCGGGGAGGTGTTTATGGGATTGTACCGCCTCATACCGGGCCGCAGGGTCGTGATCCCCCCCCTGTTGTCGCGCCTTCCGGCGAGCAAGGGAAGCGGGATCGGTGAGGCGGTGAGGAAGATGAGGAAGTTCGTCTCCGGCGACCATGACGATCCCGCGGTGCGTCACTACCGGTGGCTGACGAATTTTTCCCAGGCCCGGGGTGAGGAGTACCTGTCGAGTGATCTCATCGATCGGTTCGGTCTTGACGATCCGGCGGCGAGGAAGGTCGAACACCTGTACGAAGCGTTCCAGTCAGACCGCAAAAACCGGATGTTCTACTGCGACTTCAACCTGACCCTCCCCGACGACATGCTGGTGAAGGTGGACCTGATGAGCATGCAGAATTCACTGGAGGTGCGGGTTCCGTTTCTGGACACCGAGGTAGTGGAGCTCGCCTTTTCTCTGGCCGGCTCGTACAAGCTTTCCGGCACGACGAGGAAAAGGATCCTTCAGGACGCCTTTCGCGATATATTGCCTCCCATGATCGTCGGGCGTCCCAAACAGGGATTTGAGATGCCCATCGGCGAGTGGTTCAAGGGACGGCTGGGACCCATGTTCCATGATGTGGTGACCAGAAAAGGGGTGGACGACCTGGGCGTGTTTCGATATGATGCAGTGAAAAGGCTTTTAGAGCGGCACACCGACGGTCGGGCTGACGCCACTTTTACGCTCTGGAATATTTTTTTGCTGCAATGGTGGGCGGCGAATCACTGA
- a CDS encoding metallophosphoesterase family protein — MHSQSDIHIKLGPSLQLPGDDTMTVLWETDRPCIGSVACISPDDEEKIVISDDQTASTRHRVTITGLIPKTVYRYRVKAGNRVLHESSFRTLVRRSTYRVAIAGDIHAPREEFGYIVPMLQESDPDFMIFLGDFVYRSDENYWPAFFRMGRDLFDRVPLFPVVGDHDLGLRDKYGLFSRYFCTPNKNGRYSFCYARTVSNDVLLFFDSTRILGFYWQALRLYRYVKKQAKEGKLRYLFVFAHKGPISFKGERPGLYGIRTLFGMLKRYGVTAIFSGHDHHYVRGRSHGGIPLFVSGGAGGGRPYKINPDNIHARLSGSMEYGEVCRHFLVLDVSDDECSVTAVDETGRIVEKTRLSPL; from the coding sequence ATGCACTCTCAAAGTGATATACATATCAAACTTGGTCCCTCACTGCAGCTTCCCGGGGACGATACGATGACCGTTCTCTGGGAAACCGACCGTCCCTGTATCGGCAGTGTTGCTTGTATTTCACCGGATGATGAAGAGAAAATTGTTATCTCCGACGATCAGACGGCGTCCACACGGCACCGGGTAACGATTACCGGACTGATCCCGAAGACCGTATATCGGTACCGGGTGAAAGCCGGGAATCGGGTGCTTCATGAATCGAGCTTTCGAACGCTGGTGAGAAGAAGCACCTATCGGGTGGCGATCGCCGGGGATATCCATGCCCCCCGGGAGGAGTTCGGCTATATTGTCCCCATGCTTCAGGAGAGCGATCCTGACTTCATGATTTTTCTGGGCGATTTTGTGTACCGGAGCGACGAAAACTACTGGCCCGCCTTCTTCCGTATGGGACGGGACCTGTTCGATCGTGTTCCCCTCTTCCCGGTGGTGGGAGATCACGATCTGGGCCTGCGGGATAAATATGGGCTCTTTTCCCGGTATTTCTGTACCCCCAACAAAAATGGACGCTATTCTTTTTGTTATGCCCGGACCGTCTCCAATGACGTGCTGTTGTTTTTCGATTCAACCAGGATACTCGGTTTCTACTGGCAGGCGCTCCGGTTATATCGGTACGTGAAGAAACAGGCGAAAGAGGGAAAGCTTCGATATCTCTTCGTGTTCGCCCACAAGGGCCCGATCAGTTTCAAGGGGGAGCGCCCGGGGTTGTACGGTATCCGAACCCTCTTCGGCATGCTGAAGCGGTATGGGGTGACCGCGATCTTTTCCGGTCACGATCATCACTATGTCCGGGGGCGCTCTCACGGCGGCATCCCTCTGTTTGTCTCGGGCGGAGCGGGGGGCGGCAGGCCCTACAAGATAAATCCGGACAATATCCACGCCCGGCTGTCCGGCAGCATGGAATACGGCGAGGTCTGCCGTCACTTCCTTGTGCTGGATGTTTCCGATGACGAATGCTCGGTGACGGCGGTGGATGAAACGGGGCGGATTGTCGAGAAAACGAGGCTCTCGCCTCTCTGA
- a CDS encoding glycosyltransferase family 4 protein, translating to MKTLAFLMHKGFEGRFRVKEFIPAFEKAGVSVSLLRIPRHPLKRMKLYRSLSRYDLVIVQRKLLGYVDLMLVRCFSRKFVFDFDDAIMYRSSRHTNPRSPGRERKFRRMVKNADGVIAGNSYLAERAAEWTTREKIHIIPTVVDTDEYDVKDHQADTTGREGVDFIVGWIGTRGNLSYLRAIAPAVARVARKHGGVSLKIVCDEFFEMEGLTVIKKTWRPEDVSRDLVSFDAGVMPISEDHWTRGKCGLKVVQYLASGVPAIVSPVGVNRDLVVPGETGLWASDLDEWERAVEMLVLDKRRGGTRGREMGLSGRRRVEERFSLGSVAPRYLAILSDIADSSRDA from the coding sequence ATGAAAACTCTCGCCTTTTTAATGCATAAGGGATTCGAGGGGCGGTTTCGGGTCAAGGAATTCATTCCGGCCTTCGAGAAGGCGGGGGTGTCGGTGAGTCTTTTGCGCATCCCGAGACACCCTCTCAAGCGGATGAAACTGTATCGGTCGCTTTCCCGGTACGACCTGGTGATCGTGCAGCGGAAGCTTCTGGGATACGTCGATCTCATGCTGGTACGGTGTTTTTCAAGAAAATTCGTCTTCGATTTTGACGACGCCATCATGTACCGCTCGTCCCGGCATACGAATCCCCGTTCTCCCGGACGGGAGAGGAAGTTTCGCCGGATGGTGAAAAACGCCGACGGCGTGATCGCCGGGAACTCCTACCTGGCCGAGCGGGCGGCCGAATGGACGACTCGTGAGAAGATCCATATCATCCCCACGGTGGTGGACACGGACGAGTACGACGTCAAGGACCATCAGGCGGATACAACGGGGAGGGAAGGGGTGGATTTCATCGTCGGTTGGATCGGGACCAGGGGAAACCTCTCCTATCTCAGGGCAATCGCCCCGGCGGTGGCCAGGGTGGCCCGGAAACACGGCGGTGTCTCCCTCAAGATCGTCTGCGACGAATTTTTCGAGATGGAGGGTCTCACCGTTATAAAAAAAACCTGGAGGCCCGAGGACGTGTCCCGGGACCTGGTGAGCTTCGATGCGGGGGTCATGCCGATTTCCGAAGATCACTGGACCCGGGGCAAGTGCGGCCTCAAGGTGGTGCAGTATCTGGCGTCCGGCGTGCCGGCGATCGTCTCTCCGGTGGGGGTGAACCGGGACCTGGTGGTGCCGGGGGAAACGGGGCTGTGGGCGTCGGACCTAGATGAATGGGAGCGGGCCGTCGAGATGCTGGTCCTGGATAAAAGGCGTGGGGGGACCCGGGGAAGGGAAATGGGACTGTCCGGAAGAAGACGTGTGGAGGAGCGATTTTCCCTGGGATCTGTGGCCCCCCGGTATCTTGCAATTCTGTCCGATATTGCGGATTCCTCACGGGATGCATGA
- a CDS encoding glycosyltransferase family 4 protein has protein sequence MKIIQILADWKWTGPSEPVLSLSDRLARLGEDVTLMIRKPPADHEDTESILVYAKGIGPDPSRNVPVDSPLSVFTELDLNTRTKPDNLFGVPGFIRDKRRLARYIDAEAVDVIHVHSSHDHTLAGLARLFARRTPIIVRTDHKRNFIKKGIGNHFLLRWFTDGIITFSHRGAAAIEERFDVSPGKIRVVDPALELDRWNPDEPHTSMRPAYGIPEDALVIGMVARFQKYRKADMVIEAFAALAEKYPGARLLLLGRSSQMTESVHEPAKALGIADKIITPGYVMEGYREALLSMDVFVFTMPGSDGTARALREAQALGLPVVALDVGIIPELVIDGRTGFLVGETPEELERALWRLAEDETLRKELGRGARAEALRRYDLKRQATEILSFYKELSGYESRT, from the coding sequence ATGAAGATTATACAGATACTCGCAGACTGGAAATGGACCGGACCGTCGGAGCCGGTGCTCTCGCTGTCCGACCGCTTGGCCCGCCTGGGAGAAGATGTGACCCTGATGATCAGGAAGCCCCCGGCGGACCACGAGGATACAGAGAGCATCCTGGTCTACGCAAAAGGGATCGGCCCGGATCCGTCCCGCAACGTGCCCGTCGATTCGCCTCTTTCGGTGTTCACGGAGCTGGACCTCAACACCCGGACCAAGCCGGACAACCTCTTCGGCGTACCCGGATTCATCCGGGATAAAAGAAGGCTTGCCCGATACATCGACGCGGAAGCGGTGGACGTGATACACGTCCATTCCTCTCACGACCACACGCTGGCCGGCCTGGCCCGACTTTTTGCCCGCCGCACACCGATCATCGTCCGTACGGATCACAAGAGAAACTTCATCAAGAAGGGAATCGGAAACCATTTTCTGTTGCGGTGGTTCACCGACGGGATCATCACCTTTTCCCACAGGGGGGCGGCGGCGATCGAGGAGAGATTCGATGTTTCTCCTGGAAAAATCCGTGTGGTCGATCCAGCCCTGGAGCTGGATCGATGGAACCCGGATGAGCCGCACACATCAATGCGGCCCGCGTACGGCATCCCCGAGGACGCCCTGGTCATCGGGATGGTCGCCCGCTTTCAGAAATATCGCAAGGCCGACATGGTCATCGAGGCGTTCGCCGCCCTGGCGGAGAAATACCCGGGCGCCCGCCTGCTGCTTCTGGGCAGGAGCTCCCAGATGACCGAGAGCGTCCACGAGCCGGCGAAGGCCCTGGGCATTGCGGATAAGATCATCACGCCCGGATATGTGATGGAGGGGTATCGGGAGGCCCTCCTTTCCATGGATGTGTTCGTCTTTACGATGCCCGGCTCCGACGGCACCGCCCGGGCCCTCCGGGAGGCCCAGGCCCTGGGGCTGCCGGTCGTCGCCCTGGATGTGGGGATAATCCCCGAGCTGGTGATCGACGGTCGGACGGGGTTTCTGGTCGGGGAGACCCCGGAGGAGCTGGAGAGGGCGCTCTGGAGGCTGGCGGAGGATGAAACGCTTCGGAAGGAGCTGGGAAGGGGCGCCCGGGCGGAGGCGCTCAGGCGCTACGATCTAAAACGACAGGCGACCGAGATACTGTCTTTCTACAAGGAATTGTCTGGATATGAATCTCGTACCTGA
- a CDS encoding glycosyltransferase, whose product MNLVPDTAHAPSVSVVIPTHNRAGMLTEAIQSVLDQSLPADEILVVDINSTDETRSVLEAFKDVVTPLSVEKNGPSPARNRGIAAARGEYVAFLDDDDLWHPEKLRIQMAFLEANREVAMASADTVRLGEDIREIRPDRSYWIQGDLFPRLFMKSYVSTPTVIVRRDVFEAVGVFNESYLRVEDYDLWLRIAAARPTAHFQHPLAWVRKSPSRMSDDKIDLRRTAKKVLMEHYDPDRIPRRRLSRRMSDLELYCGREYLKLGDRDMAGRCFRAAVDWTPFRPRPYRYLLTGMFRGRSS is encoded by the coding sequence ATGAATCTCGTACCTGATACGGCTCACGCCCCGTCGGTGTCGGTGGTGATCCCCACCCACAACCGGGCCGGGATGCTCACCGAGGCGATTCAGAGCGTGCTCGACCAAAGCCTTCCGGCCGATGAGATCCTGGTGGTGGATATCAACTCCACGGACGAAACAAGAAGCGTCCTGGAGGCGTTCAAGGACGTCGTGACACCCCTCTCCGTTGAGAAAAACGGCCCCTCCCCCGCCCGGAATCGCGGTATCGCCGCAGCCCGAGGGGAGTATGTTGCTTTTCTGGACGACGACGACCTGTGGCATCCGGAGAAGCTGAGGATTCAGATGGCTTTTTTGGAGGCGAACAGGGAGGTGGCGATGGCCTCCGCCGACACGGTGCGCCTAGGGGAAGATATCCGTGAAATACGGCCCGATCGATCGTACTGGATACAGGGGGACCTCTTCCCCCGCCTCTTTATGAAGAGTTACGTCTCGACGCCCACGGTAATCGTCCGGCGGGATGTGTTCGAAGCGGTGGGGGTGTTCAATGAGTCGTATCTCCGGGTGGAGGACTATGACCTGTGGCTCAGGATCGCCGCCGCCCGGCCGACGGCCCATTTCCAACACCCCCTGGCGTGGGTCAGGAAAAGCCCCAGCCGCATGAGCGACGATAAGATCGATCTGAGAAGGACCGCCAAGAAGGTATTGATGGAACACTACGACCCCGATCGTATCCCCCGACGACGCCTCTCGCGCCGCATGAGCGACCTGGAGCTTTACTGCGGCCGGGAGTATCTGAAACTCGGAGACAGAGACATGGCGGGACGCTGCTTTCGCGCGGCGGTCGACTGGACCCCCTTCCGTCCGAGGCCCTACCGGTATCTCCTGACCGGGATGTTTCGGGGACGAAGCTCATGA